In Flammeovirgaceae bacterium 311, one DNA window encodes the following:
- a CDS encoding TetR family transcriptional regulator (COG1309 Transcriptional regulator), which yields MAVKKVDKELIIQKACQVFRERGYGNTTMADIGKACGLLKGSIYYYFSSKDELMLQVLIHDYVYTKDNVYSLAYLEQLSCKERLKQILQAMENYYFEAPGGCLMAKIGLESDQIMPEFTKVIKLFFEDWITAFSYIFQSHYDQEHALLLAEQAVQEIEGAIMLSVIFQDKKYYTRTSNKILSYLD from the coding sequence ATGGCAGTTAAAAAAGTAGATAAAGAATTGATCATCCAGAAGGCTTGCCAGGTATTCCGCGAGAGGGGATATGGCAATACCACTATGGCTGATATAGGGAAAGCATGTGGATTGCTTAAAGGAAGCATTTATTATTATTTTTCCAGTAAAGATGAGTTGATGCTGCAAGTGTTAATACATGACTATGTATATACAAAAGATAATGTTTACTCCCTGGCTTATTTAGAACAGCTGTCATGCAAAGAACGCCTTAAACAAATTCTTCAAGCAATGGAGAATTACTACTTCGAGGCTCCTGGAGGATGTTTGATGGCTAAGATTGGCTTAGAATCGGATCAGATAATGCCTGAATTCACGAAGGTTATCAAATTATTTTTCGAAGATTGGATTACTGCTTTTTCCTATATTTTTCAGTCTCATTATGATCAGGAACACGCCCTGCTATTAGCCGAACAAGCCGTGCAGGAAATAGAAGGAGCGATCATGCTTTCGGTGATTTTTCAAGACAAAAAATACTATACCCGTACTTCTAATAAAATACTCTCCTATCTAGACTAA